GTATTTCAGACCGATTCCCCAATACTGCGTGAGGAGTTTTTGCGTCGGGCTATTATGAATGTATCATCTCTTTTTGCTCAGTATAAATCCTATATATCGTTTATGCGCACATTTCCTGAAGGAATATGTAGTTTTTTAGTAGCCAGTATCCAAAAAGATGGCCTGGATACCTTTTCTCATAAACGGTATGAGCAGATTGGAGATAGTCTTAGGTATTATAATGATGAAATTCATCGTGGAGCATTTTTGCTACCACAGAACATTCGGACAATCTTACGACCTTAAATGGTTGGTTTTTGTGTAATTAATTGAAAATGAGGCGTATTGCTAAGGAAATTGGCAGAAAGTATCTTCCGAAGAGATAGATGTTACCTGCCTACTGAAATGAATCTCCCATGACGGAAATAATAAAAATACTCTGGGTACTAATTTTTTTAACATTTTCTTTAAATCTCATTTTCATTTGGAGCAAGTTATTCGTAATGAATAAAAAGATGAGGGTAATTAAAGACATTCTCTCTGAGAATGAAAAACTCAACAGTAATTACAAAAAGAGTTGAGTCAACATTCCCTCTATTTTATAATGTTTTGCGATACTATCTCAATCACAGGGCCGGGAAGGCAATAAGTAGTTAAACCAAACCCCGCCTGGTATGAAAGGCAGAAAGGAGAGAAGGCAGATAAGGAGTGTTTCATTGTATAAGTATCGGCTACTGTGAAATAGGTATACGATCGCACAAATATTATACACCGTTTGCATAAACAATAAACCGGGATACACGTGAAAGTATAATGATCAACTAAGAAAAGGTGTATCCGTAAAAATTCAAAGCCTTTATAAGGTAATAACTAAAGAATTATGGAGATATTAATCTTATGGAATCAGCAGCACTAGTATATACAACGTTACTCGTTGTCGTACTGCAATTAATTACTATTGCGCTCGTTCTCAGCATAAAAAAGAGACCGGATCGAAATTATAGGGATTCAAAAACAAGACATCCAAAGCATAACAATACTCGCCAGGAGAAAAGAGGGAATGATTTTCGCAAGAATAAAAAATCACCCCACCATGATAATCGTAAGAAAAGCGGTAATCAGAATTCACAGCAAAAATCTTCTGCAGTCGATCCGGTAGAAAAATCACTTCGGGATATTAACCTGAAGCTTAAAAATGCCGAACGTGATCAGGAAAATGCACGCCGTCAGATTCAATCCGGAGCATCAAAAGAGAACCAAAGAAAAGGCAATAGGAAAAACCATAACAAAAATAATGATCAGAACCGAAATCGTCGCTCCAACTGGCAGGAACGCAATAATCGAAAAGATGGTTCAAAAAAACAGGCTGGTAAACAGGAGGAATCATCTGCGACTCCTCACCAAAAACCAGCTTCAGAGCCTGCGCCAGCAGTGAATAACCCAACTGATAGTGGGATAAAGGATGTTCCCGCTTCAGAAGATACACAGCATGGGCGCAAATTTGTGGTCAAACGGCGTCAGATGAAGGATTCTGGTGATACCGAGACCCCAACAAGTGATAACTCTTCAGACACCAATTCATCTCAGGACATTTTGTCCGACAAAAATGATGGAGTAACTGAAACAGAAAAAGTGGCTGAAGGTGAGATTAAATTTGGACGTCGTTAATTTGTTATAAAATAAGTTTGAAAATTCAAGCCGGGCCCTGATGTGTCCGGCTTTTTTTTTGTCTCATGCATGAAGCTCAGGTTTTACCTTTCTATATTAAAATGCCTGATCGGCTGCAGACCCAAAAAGAATTGGTCATTAAAAGTGGAATGGTTTCTGCTTTTGTTCCTAATCAGGGAGGAAGTATGTATAAAATAGTTCTACTAAGACATGGCGAGAGTACCTGGAATAAAGAGAATCTTTTTACTGGTTGGACAGATGTAGATCTCTCGGACAGAGGACTCTATGAGGCTAAAGTTGCCGGAGAGGTATTAAAAAAAGAGGGATATACGTTTGATATTGCGTTTACCTCAGTTTTAAAAAGGGCGATAAGGACGTTGTGGATAGTTTTAGAAGAGATGGATTTGATGTGGATACCGGTCCATCGTTCCTGGCGTCTCAATGAGCGGCATTACGGGGCTCTTCAGGGACTCAATAAGTCCGAAACTGCACAAAGATACGGAGATGAGCAGGTGCATATCTGGAGACGAAGTTATGATATTAGGCCACCTGAGCTCGAAAGTAGTGATAAAAGGAATTCGGCTTCAGATCCGCGTTACAAAGATCTTGATCCTGACAGTATTCCCCTTACCGAATGTCTTAAAGATACAGTGCAGCGTTTTTTGCCATACTGGCAGGATTTTTTGGTACCCGGTATTAAGGCTGGTAAACGTATCATTATTGCAGCGCACGGAAATAGCCTTCGTGCATTGGTGAAACATCTGGATTCCATAGCCGATCAGGATATTCCAAATTTAAATATTCCAACAGGTATCCCACTTGTGTATGAACTTGATGAAGAGTTAAAGCCCATAAGGCATTATTATCTTGGGGATCAGGAAACAATTCAAAAAGCCACTGAAGCAGTAAGAAACCAGGTAAAAAAAGGTGGTGGTTAATGTAGGGGCGCTAAGGTTGAATGTGTTGGGAATTAAACTTCTGTTTCCATCACTTCAACTTCTTTTCCCGGTGCTTCTTTTTAGTCTCTCCTCAGTTCCGTTAATAGATCCCTACACAGCACAGACCATAACATTTTTAGGACTTTTGGCCCTTTGGATTGTAGTGTGGATACTCTACAACCGGAGTACATTAAAATTTGCCACAAAAGTAAAAATAACAGGCTGTTTTATTGTGATTGGTGAGCTATTATATCTACTACTGAATGTTGCTTCAGTAGTAACAATTATGCTTTTTAATAGGTTTTGGGTTGGCTCAATGGTTTTTTATCCCATTGCTTTAGTAGTTTTAAAGAAATTGGTCTATGATAACAGGGAATGGTACGGTGCACAGGAGTGAGGTAAAAATTCACCTCACTCCATTGATTATCTAATACAGCGAGTTTCTGATGATACTTAGAGGTACCCCAACTCTTCTGCTCTGGCTTTGATGCAGGAAAAATATTCTTCGTAAATACCTGAATCTTATATCAGAAGTATAACGGGCCAGATTATTTTCTGCAATTTCTAAAGCAACCTCCAGAGGATCTTCATCCTCCTGTACTTCAACGGTAGGCTCTATTCCTATCATATCGTATGCTACGCCGTTTGCGGGTTCAAGCATAGCATAGGTTACCACTGCAAGTCCGGATCGTGGAGTAACGCTCAGTGCCTGACCCCTTCCTTTGCCAAAAGTGGTTGAACCAACGGATATAATGTCATCTCTGTTTGCGAGTAAAGAGGAAACCAGGATTTCAGAAGCGCTGGCTGTAAATTCATTCACAAGTAAAATAAACTCTCTGTCAATAGCATTGTTCTGAACATCCAATGCTACCCATGTACTTTCCACAGTTTCACCTTCAACTGTATCGGGTATTAGTCTGCGTTCTCTTGTTTCTACAATTGGTGTACCGGGTTCCAAAAATTGACTGGTCACAAGTACACAGGGCTCTACCTCTCCACCGGGATTGTCTCTTAGGTCAAGAATGGTTATTTCTGCCCATTGCGTTTCATTCAGTGCATCTTGAAACTCTTGTGCGGTTCCACCCTCTACTATAGTAGAAGAGAAGAATGAAGAAATATAGATATAGGCAATATTCTCATCAAGACTATCCACGAAAACGGAAGGGGCTACGAATCGATCCAAAGTAACGGTGATATCTACTGTTTCTGAATTGCGCCTGACAGTAATTGTCACCTGATCACCACGCTGACCGTCGATCAGTGGCATAAACTGATCATAAGAGAAGTCTCTTACATCAACCCCATCCACTGCTATTATTGTATCGTTTTCCCTGAGCCCTGCTTCATCTGCAGGTGATTGAGGAAATACCTCTGTGATTACAAAACCGTTTTCTACAGAATCGATACGTATCCCAAGTCCCACCGAACTGGTGGTAAGCATGTCATCTAAATCTTCTCTTTCCCCGGGAGCGTAATAAACCGTATATGGTTCATTTACACTTTCGTACAGCTCAGTTGGTGATTCAAACTGAAACGGTTCTTCTGGAAGCCGCTCTTGAAATAAAAAGAAAACATTGAGAAAATCCCATGCAAACTCATACTCTACATCTACCTCATTTTGTGGTTGGGTGGGTACGGGAGCACAGGAGTAAATAAGAAGAGTAAAGAAAAGAACGGATGCTGAATATTTTAAACCGGTCATGTATTTAACTCCTTTTACAAGATACCCATTACCTTTGGGTGCAAATAGTGTATATACATAATAATAAGGGCAAAGCATATGCCACAGTGAAAAAAGAAATAAAACCGATTATAATGGCATACGATTTGTTTTTTAAAAAGGTGTGTGAGTAGAAATAAAAGAGTTTCAAAAAAGGATTGAATAGTATGTATCACAAATCAATGCTTCTGCTATGTTTTCTTTTGGCTTATTCATTTACACAAGCACAGTATTTTGGGCGAAACAAAGTACAGTATCATGTTTTCGATTTTAAAGTACTTGAAACAGAAAACATGGATGTGCATTTTTACCCTTCTCAGCAGGACGCTGCTACAGATGCTGCAAGAATGCTTGAAAGGTGGAATACACGTTTGGAAAAAATTTTCAGCAGAGGCTTGCCGGATAACCAACCGGTAATTTTATACTCAACACATGCTCACTTTCAGCAAACGAATACCATTGGAGGCATGCTGGATCAGACTACAGGTGGTGTCACTGAGGGATTGATGAACAGGGTGATCCTGCCTTTAACTGGTGTAAACAGTGATAATGATCATGTACTTGGGCATGAACTGGTTCACGCATTTCAGTTTGAGCTGATGAGGGCAAATGAAGCCGGTTTGGGGAGAATGGGTGAGTTGCCTTTATGGTTTATTGAAGGCATGGCCGAATACCTTTCCCTTGGTAGCCTGTCTCCTCATACTGCAATGTGGATGAGGGATGCTGTTTTACGAGATGATGTACCCGATTTTGAGGCCATTGGTACCCACAGACGGTATTTTCCCTATCGCTTCGGTCACGCAATTATTGCTTACATAGGAGGGGTTTGGGGTGATAGAGCAGTAGGAACTCTATATAATAATGTGTTAACGCATGGCTGGTATGGGGGCTACAGGAGAGCATTGGGTAGTCCTATCGATTCCGTTTCAAATAGATGGCGTCAATCGGCAGTTAATCATTTTGAGCCAACGCTGCAGGGGAGAGTATCGCCTTTGGATGTAGGCGAAACAGTAATTAATGACAATGCCATTAACCTTTCTCCGGTTATCAGTCCTAATGGCTCAAAGTTCGTTTTTATGTCAACTAAAGATATCTTTAGTATCGATCTGTACATTGCAGATGCAAAGAGTGGAGCGGTTGATAGAAGACTGGTTAGTTCTCAGACCGATGATCATTTCGATGCACTGAGATTTATAAACTCATCCGGTACATGGTCTCCTGATGGGGAA
This region of Chitinispirillales bacterium ANBcel5 genomic DNA includes:
- a CDS encoding S41 family peptidase; protein product: MTGLKYSASVLFFTLLIYSCAPVPTQPQNEVDVEYEFAWDFLNVFFLFQERLPEEPFQFESPTELYESVNEPYTVYYAPGEREDLDDMLTTSSVGLGIRIDSVENGFVITEVFPQSPADEAGLRENDTIIAVDGVDVRDFSYDQFMPLIDGQRGDQVTITVRRNSETVDITVTLDRFVAPSVFVDSLDENIAYIYISSFFSSTIVEGGTAQEFQDALNETQWAEITILDLRDNPGGEVEPCVLVTSQFLEPGTPIVETRERRLIPDTVEGETVESTWVALDVQNNAIDREFILLVNEFTASASEILVSSLLANRDDIISVGSTTFGKGRGQALSVTPRSGLAVVTYAMLEPANGVAYDMIGIEPTVEVQEDEDPLEVALEIAENNLARYTSDIRFRYLRRIFFLHQSQSRRVGVPLSIIRNSLY
- the gpmA gene encoding 2,3-diphosphoglycerate-dependent phosphoglycerate mutase, coding for MYKIVLLRHGESTWNKENLFTGWTDVDLSDRGLYEAKVAGEVLKKEGYTFDIAFTSVLKRAIRTLWIVLEEMDLMWIPVHRSWRLNERHYGALQGLNKSETAQRYGDEQVHIWRRSYDIRPPELESSDKRNSASDPRYKDLDPDSIPLTECLKDTVQRFLPYWQDFLVPGIKAGKRIIIAAHGNSLRALVKHLDSIADQDIPNLNIPTGIPLVYELDEELKPIRHYYLGDQETIQKATEAVRNQVKKGGG